One window from the genome of Leptospira ryugenii encodes:
- the sppA gene encoding signal peptide peptidase SppA → MSLRKHFLISLAFLFLSSQLQNCIIGPGAFGASKPNFEEKLISGKGKDKILLIPIEGVISDESREATLFGGGRESLVATVKESLKFAERDKQIKGIILKINSPGGTVTASDIIYEEIDRFRKKTGIPVFSIFMDTAASGAYYIAMATDFLGAHPTTVTGSVGVIMQNVNVKEGLDKLGIKDQSYTSGPNKALGSPLIETSPEQKRILQSIVDNLFDRFFKVVKKGRPNVPESRLKEICDGRIFTAEQAKKEGMVDAIGYFDDFVLQMTLHPKYQGDRTDSPRIIIYQRGSTRLENVYMANEPNNNPSTLTSIEGWISPKSSARFFYLWDI, encoded by the coding sequence ATGTCTTTACGGAAGCACTTTTTAATCTCGCTCGCATTCCTTTTCCTCTCCTCTCAACTGCAAAATTGCATCATCGGCCCGGGAGCCTTCGGAGCATCCAAGCCGAATTTTGAAGAAAAACTCATTTCAGGCAAAGGAAAAGATAAGATCCTGTTGATCCCAATCGAAGGGGTGATCAGCGATGAGTCCAGGGAAGCGACTCTCTTCGGAGGTGGGCGCGAATCTCTTGTAGCCACCGTCAAAGAGTCTCTCAAATTTGCGGAACGGGACAAACAAATCAAAGGAATCATCTTAAAAATCAACTCACCTGGTGGGACGGTTACCGCAAGCGACATCATCTATGAAGAGATTGACAGATTCCGTAAAAAGACAGGCATTCCCGTTTTTTCTATCTTTATGGATACAGCTGCCAGTGGGGCCTATTACATTGCAATGGCGACGGACTTCCTAGGAGCACACCCGACAACAGTCACTGGTTCTGTGGGTGTTATCATGCAAAATGTGAATGTCAAAGAAGGTTTGGACAAACTTGGAATCAAAGACCAATCCTATACATCTGGGCCAAACAAGGCACTTGGTTCTCCCCTCATAGAAACAAGCCCCGAACAAAAACGTATCCTTCAATCGATTGTGGACAACCTCTTCGATCGTTTTTTCAAAGTGGTTAAGAAAGGTAGACCAAATGTTCCTGAATCCCGTTTGAAAGAGATTTGTGATGGCCGTATTTTTACCGCAGAACAAGCCAAAAAAGAAGGTATGGTTGATGCCATAGGATACTTTGATGACTTTGTCCTCCAAATGACTTTGCACCCTAAATACCAGGGTGACAGAACAGACAGCCCTAGGATCATCATCTACCAAAGAGGATCGACTCGTTTAGAAAATGTGTATATGGCAAACGAGCCCAACAACAACCCAAGCACTTTGACGAGCATCGAGGGATGGATCAGTCCAAAATCAAGCGCTCGATTCTTTTACCTTTGGGATATTTAA